One window of Nicotiana tomentosiformis chromosome 11, ASM39032v3, whole genome shotgun sequence genomic DNA carries:
- the LOC104085135 gene encoding F-box/kelch-repeat protein At3g23880-like: MEKSLFTDQKIVNKILVHLSVEALARFRCVCKSWCSLIDDPIFMNAHRMNMEIVSRKLRLFQVVYQLYPNEGLRSWCYAGSPSEELIHPGFPITNTKPCTYDLVGYCNGLICYLTNFLHGKKEINLWNPSMRKCRTLPDSTFSPDRQRHSPNFGFGFDGTTDHKLVKITYIDDRLKNEKKQWSEVEVYSLKQDSWKKIGDRFPSQYYYARGDTVFFNGCIHWLTQREFGKIRPRRLPILSFNVAKEVFQEFWLPNPHEREANCISPLHGSLSVCAKSSSSVDNCLDIEVWLMKEYAVEETWTKLYVTRLDEELSGPIIPLRVLDGGAEAIVYINKNVFLYDPKNEEFEDFGIWANGIGVPYVTSYMESLVWVEPVVLEPSTTQTEPEVKIANMEIEAAAKQENTTSNKETYEVGGKQDNNCHIL; encoded by the coding sequence ATGGAGAAATCATTATTCACAGATCAAAAAATCGTCAACAAGATTCTAGTGCACTTATCAGTGGAAGCTCTTGCGCGATTTAGATGTGTCTGTAAATCCTGGTGTTCTCTAATCGACGATCCAATTTTCATGAACGCGCATAGAATGAACATGGAAATTGTTAGCAGAAAGTTGAGACTTTTCCAAGTTGTGTATCAATTATATCCCAACGAAGGTCTTCGATCTTGGTGTTACGCTGGTAGTCCAAGTGAGGAGCTAATTCATCCCGGTTTCCCTATAACTAACACTAAGCCATGCACGTACGACTTGGTTGGCTATTGTAACGGTTTAATTTGTTACCTTACAAATTTCTTGCACGGTAAAAAAGAAATCAATTTATGGAATCCTTCAATGAGAAAATGCAGGACGTTGCCTGATTCTACCTTCTCTCCAGACCGTCAAAGGCACTCTCCTAACTTCGGATTCGGTTTTGACGGTACGACCGATCACAAATTAGTAAAAATTACTTACATTGACGATAGATTAAAGAACGAAAAGAAACAATGGTCTGAGGTGGAGGTTTACAGCTTAAAACAAGATTCGTGGAAAAAAATCGGCGATCGTTTTCCTTCACAATATTATTATGCCCGCGGTGACACGGTTTTTTTCAACGGATGCATACATTGGTTAACACAACGCGAATTTGGCAAGATTAGGCCTAGGAGATTGCCTATACTTTCTTTCAATGTGGCTAAAGAGGTGTTTCAGGAATTTTGGTTGCCAAatcctcacgaacgcgaagccaATTGTATTAGCCCGTTGCACGGATCGCTCTCTGTTTGTGCAAAATCGAGTTCGTCTGTCGATAACTGTCTAGATATCGAGGTATGGTTAATGAAAGAGTATGCGGTCGAAGAGACATGGACAAAATTGTACGTGACAAGGTTGGACGAGGAGTTGTCGGGTCCTATAATTCCATTGCGAGTGTTGGATGGTGGTGCAGAGGCAATTGTGTATATAAATAAGAATGTGTTTTTATATGATCCGAAAAATGAAGAATTTGAGGATTTTGGTATTTGGGCAAATGGAATAGGGGTTCCTTATGTGACTTCTTATATGGAGAGTCTGGTTTGGGTTGAACCAGTTGTGCTTGAGCCCAGTACTACTCAAACTGAACCTGAGGTTAAAATTGCTAACATGGAAATAGAGGCAGCTGCAAAGCAAGAGAATACAACTAGCAATAAGGAAACCTATGAAGTGGGTGGTAAGCAAGACAATAATTGTCACATCTTATGA